In one uncultured Fibrobacter sp. genomic region, the following are encoded:
- a CDS encoding YicC/YloC family endoribonuclease has translation MIRSMTGYGKAEALLENGKLTVEIRTLNGKSADINLKTTLLPKDKEIGLRQKIAQVLQRGTIDVFLTWEPNTAENAKTVNGDLVEAYFRQIRDIYLRCAKDGVLIGGTSVSDSLVLASILRFPDVLDVKKADIIT, from the coding sequence ATGATCCGATCCATGACCGGCTACGGGAAAGCCGAAGCCTTGCTTGAAAACGGAAAGCTGACGGTCGAAATCCGGACGTTGAACGGAAAAAGTGCCGATATCAACCTCAAGACCACCCTGCTCCCGAAAGACAAGGAGATCGGTCTGCGTCAGAAGATCGCCCAGGTCCTCCAGCGCGGTACCATCGATGTCTTCCTTACCTGGGAACCGAATACGGCCGAGAATGCCAAGACCGTCAACGGTGACCTCGTGGAGGCATACTTCCGTCAGATCCGCGACATCTATCTCCGTTGCGCGAAGGATGGCGTACTGATTGGCGGGACATCGGTTTCCGACAGCCTGGTCCTCGCCTCGATCCTCCGTTTCCCGGATGTGCTGGATGTGAAAAAAGCCGATATCATCACG